A genome region from Pseudomonas sp. N3-W includes the following:
- a CDS encoding FHA domain-containing protein, which produces MKPEMMYELRVLTGLHRGAALPLTGGEWSIGSSNGADLALYDPGIKDRHCLLRLVDDTWSLARKDGAVTDSEGHKVDAIATLQPGTPFALNGVWLSVVSANTEWPAEDDEEPAETASPLSAERDETQVQAVKQPRSLLGPLLLLGALLLFVGALFWGFNRQEPLPVKPAPPARTQLKDAAAVHQVLERMLKERELQSRISIVDEQGKIFLHGRFEEDDLLQSTERMLLRFEKQYKSPIQVLSALPQATPLLPFSIVQISNARLPNVMTSDGRRLFLGDEVNGVRLVDISDHQVVFEGDQRVELSW; this is translated from the coding sequence ATGAAACCCGAGATGATGTATGAACTGCGCGTGCTCACCGGTCTGCACCGTGGCGCGGCACTGCCGCTGACCGGCGGCGAATGGAGCATCGGTTCCTCCAACGGCGCCGATCTGGCGCTGTACGACCCCGGCATCAAGGACCGTCATTGCCTGCTGCGGCTGGTGGATGACACCTGGTCGCTGGCCCGCAAGGACGGCGCGGTGACCGACAGCGAGGGGCACAAGGTCGATGCCATCGCCACCCTGCAACCGGGTACGCCGTTCGCGCTGAATGGGGTGTGGTTGTCGGTGGTCAGCGCCAACACCGAATGGCCGGCGGAGGATGATGAAGAACCGGCCGAAACCGCTTCGCCACTGAGTGCCGAACGCGATGAAACGCAGGTGCAAGCGGTCAAACAGCCACGCTCGTTGCTCGGCCCGCTGCTGTTGCTCGGCGCCCTGCTGCTGTTTGTCGGCGCGCTGTTCTGGGGCTTCAACCGCCAGGAGCCGCTTCCGGTCAAACCGGCGCCACCCGCTCGCACCCAGCTCAAGGATGCGGCCGCGGTGCATCAGGTGCTGGAGCGCATGCTCAAGGAACGCGAGCTGCAAAGCCGCATCAGCATCGTCGATGAACAGGGCAAGATTTTCCTCCACGGGCGCTTCGAGGAAGACGACCTGTTGCAGTCCACCGAACGCATGCTGCTGCGTTTCGAGAAGCAATACAAAAGCCCGATCCAGGTGCTCAGCGCCCTGCCCCAGGCCACCCCGTTGCTGCCGTTCAGCATCGTGCAGATCAGCAACGCACGTCTGCCCAACGTAATGACCAGTGACGGTCGCCGCTTGTTTCTCGGGGACGAAGTCAACGGCGTGCGCCTGGTGGACATCAGCGATCACCAGGTGGTGTTCGAAGGTGACCAGCGTGTCGAGTTGAGCTGGTGA
- a CDS encoding FliI/YscN family ATPase, giving the protein MRAAIDELTRWQAQQQARLERCRPVQIHGRIAGVNGILLHSRMPLARIGDLCQIQRTDDSQVMAEIVGFDRQHTLLAALGPLDGIAIGARVTPLFQPHGLLVTEQLLGTVLDGFGRALSGEGPEAFAPAGTVGALPVIRDAPAATDRPRIEAPLTTGLRAIDGLLTLGEGQRVGIFAGAGCGKTTLLAELARNTPCQAIVFGLIGERGRELREFLDHELDDELRSRTVLVCATSDRSSMERARAAFTATAIAEGFRQQGKSTLLIIDSLTRFARAQREIGLASGEPAGRGGLPPSVYSLLPRLVERAGRTHDGVITALYSVLIEQDSMNDPVADEVRSLLDGHIVLSRRLAERGHYPAVDILASLSRTMSNVVGTEQLQGATQLRRLMAAYQQVEMLLKLGEYQPGNDPLTDCAVDSRARIEGFLQQSLRDPVSLDETLDHLLQVTADAPR; this is encoded by the coding sequence ATGCGCGCGGCCATCGATGAGCTGACGCGCTGGCAGGCGCAACAACAGGCACGTCTGGAGCGCTGCCGCCCGGTGCAGATTCATGGGCGCATCGCCGGGGTCAACGGCATCCTTTTGCACAGCCGCATGCCCCTGGCGCGCATCGGCGACCTGTGCCAGATCCAGCGCACCGACGACAGCCAGGTAATGGCCGAGATCGTCGGTTTCGACCGTCAGCACACCCTGCTTGCAGCGCTCGGCCCGCTGGACGGCATCGCCATCGGGGCGCGGGTCACGCCGCTGTTCCAGCCCCATGGCCTGCTGGTCACCGAGCAATTGCTCGGCACCGTGCTCGACGGTTTTGGCCGCGCCCTGAGCGGCGAAGGCCCCGAAGCGTTTGCCCCGGCCGGGACAGTGGGCGCCTTGCCGGTGATTCGCGATGCCCCGGCGGCCACCGATCGCCCGCGCATCGAGGCGCCGCTGACCACCGGGCTGCGAGCGATTGACGGCTTGCTGACCCTGGGTGAAGGCCAGCGCGTGGGCATCTTCGCCGGGGCCGGTTGTGGCAAGACCACGCTGCTCGCCGAGCTGGCGCGCAACACCCCGTGCCAGGCGATTGTCTTCGGCCTGATCGGCGAACGAGGCCGCGAGCTGCGCGAGTTTCTCGACCATGAACTGGACGATGAACTGCGCAGCCGCACGGTGCTGGTCTGCGCCACCTCCGACCGCAGCAGCATGGAACGCGCCCGCGCCGCGTTCACCGCCACGGCGATTGCCGAGGGCTTTCGCCAGCAAGGCAAATCGACCTTGCTGATCATCGATTCGCTGACCCGTTTTGCCCGCGCCCAGCGCGAAATCGGCCTGGCCAGCGGCGAACCGGCCGGCCGTGGCGGGCTGCCGCCGTCGGTGTACAGCCTGCTGCCACGGCTGGTGGAACGCGCCGGACGGACCCATGACGGGGTGATCACCGCGCTGTACTCGGTGCTGATCGAACAGGATTCGATGAACGACCCGGTGGCCGATGAAGTGCGCTCGCTGCTGGACGGCCACATCGTGCTCTCGCGGCGCCTCGCCGAGCGCGGTCATTACCCGGCCGTGGACATTCTCGCCAGCCTCAGCCGCACCATGAGCAATGTGGTGGGAACCGAACAGCTACAAGGCGCCACACAGTTACGCCGGCTGATGGCCGCCTACCAACAGGTCGAGATGCTGCTCAAGCTCGGCGAGTACCAGCCGGGCAATGACCCGCTGACCGATTGCGCCGTGGATTCACGGGCACGGATCGAAGGCTTCTTGCAGCAGTCGTTGCGCGACCCGGTGTCGCTCGACGAGACCCTGGACCACCTCTTACAGGTAACCGCCGATGCCCCACGCTGA
- a CDS encoding type III secretion protein, producing MPHADTDLQAPANDSQLTGLAPTLDLLAPIRRHRLTMAEQAWQRQRHVLNALHTRLAQMTHDLQQLRDNQRQHRQEQDERHANRRLPLNEMNQWLAGEQQALRQIERFEQQFKALQEAYRQQQQWTDDSQQQLRRRQRDMEKLDYLRDLSQEAS from the coding sequence ATGCCCCACGCTGACACCGATTTGCAGGCCCCGGCCAATGACTCACAGCTGACCGGGCTGGCGCCCACCCTTGACCTGCTGGCGCCGATTCGCCGCCACCGGCTGACCATGGCCGAGCAGGCCTGGCAGCGTCAGCGCCATGTGCTCAATGCGCTGCATACGCGCCTGGCGCAGATGACCCACGACCTGCAACAGCTGCGCGACAACCAGCGCCAGCACCGCCAGGAACAGGACGAGCGCCACGCCAACCGGCGCCTGCCGCTCAACGAAATGAACCAGTGGCTGGCCGGCGAGCAACAGGCGCTGCGCCAGATCGAACGCTTCGAGCAGCAGTTCAAGGCGCTGCAAGAGGCGTATCGGCAACAGCAGCAATGGACCGACGACAGCCAACAGCAACTGCGCCGTCGCCAGCGCGACATGGAAAAGCTCGACTACCTGCGCGACCTGTCGCAGGAGGCGTCATGA
- a CDS encoding type III secretion system HrpP C-terminal domain-containing protein, whose product MNPRPALLKPTVRPPEPPRPRNESTTSPARHERARDWRSETRDESECFEQLLTALDSVGQPTPTAFSDAGFAGQQQQDQAASGAAPPPLADTTALYEALLTRLEEQLAALDDGPLEAHLQLPNLGAIAVRVTQRGERLEIALRFANDNAWEHCQANQPHSAAWLSQQLGRQVCLSLHREVH is encoded by the coding sequence ATGAACCCGCGCCCTGCTTTGCTCAAACCCACGGTGCGCCCGCCCGAGCCGCCGCGTCCGCGCAACGAATCCACCACCTCGCCTGCGCGCCATGAACGCGCACGTGACTGGCGCAGTGAAACCCGCGACGAAAGCGAATGCTTTGAACAGTTGCTGACGGCGCTGGACAGCGTGGGCCAGCCGACCCCGACGGCATTCAGTGACGCGGGCTTTGCCGGTCAGCAACAGCAGGACCAGGCCGCATCGGGCGCCGCCCCGCCACCACTGGCCGACACCACCGCCTTGTACGAAGCCTTGCTGACGCGCCTCGAAGAACAGCTCGCGGCGCTGGATGACGGCCCCCTCGAGGCGCATCTGCAACTGCCGAATCTGGGCGCCATTGCCGTGCGTGTGACACAGCGCGGCGAGCGGCTGGAGATTGCCCTGCGGTTTGCCAATGACAATGCCTGGGAGCATTGCCAGGCCAACCAGCCGCACAGCGCGGCCTGGCTCAGTCAGCAACTGGGCCGTCAGGTCTGCCTCAGCCTGCATCGCGAGGTGCATTGA
- the sctQ gene encoding type III secretion system cytoplasmic ring protein SctQ, whose product MAVNALRLRSMPATEALARERLGAGRSLSLSRPQPATLHLRLAPAPFSQPPASALDCACGRLWLDDAQALLSQLSSCPALVAEPQANDWYWPLYNHCLAPELQSLLSPVQLVPAPAGAGLDCLLELHAANGSRHISQARIAPQVLLRLLDQGPWQPVPRTGNSDWPLRLPLLLGRCPLNTAQIASLRPGDVVLAEQPLFNPEGLGRFQVGHCCLHLRLLPGASLRFTLIELEDLPMNASLDHFALSDHETPSTLDAFAEPLPMDDQAPERFDDLPLNLTLRAGHLTLSLGQLRQLTVGSVLDFAGCAPGQALLCQGERPLARGELVDIDGRLGLQITALEAPR is encoded by the coding sequence ATGGCCGTCAACGCCCTGCGCCTGCGCTCGATGCCCGCGACTGAAGCCCTGGCCCGTGAGCGCCTGGGGGCTGGCAGAAGCCTGAGCCTGTCGCGGCCACAACCGGCCACGCTGCACCTGCGCCTGGCTCCGGCGCCGTTCAGTCAACCACCGGCCAGCGCGCTGGACTGTGCCTGTGGCCGGCTGTGGCTGGACGACGCGCAAGCGCTGCTCAGCCAGCTCTCAAGTTGCCCGGCGCTCGTTGCCGAACCGCAGGCCAACGACTGGTACTGGCCGCTGTACAACCACTGTCTGGCGCCGGAATTACAGTCGTTACTCAGCCCTGTGCAACTCGTGCCGGCACCTGCGGGCGCAGGTCTGGACTGCCTGCTGGAGCTGCACGCCGCCAATGGGTCGCGGCACATCAGCCAGGCCCGCATCGCCCCCCAAGTGCTGTTGCGGTTGCTGGATCAGGGGCCATGGCAACCGGTGCCCCGAACCGGCAACAGCGACTGGCCGTTGCGCCTGCCGTTGCTGCTCGGACGCTGCCCGCTCAATACCGCGCAAATCGCGTCGCTGCGCCCCGGCGATGTCGTGCTCGCCGAGCAGCCGCTGTTCAATCCCGAAGGCCTCGGCCGTTTCCAGGTCGGCCACTGCTGCCTGCACCTGCGCCTGCTGCCGGGCGCGTCGCTGCGCTTCACCCTCATCGAACTGGAAGACCTGCCCATGAACGCCTCTCTCGATCACTTTGCCCTGAGCGACCACGAAACTCCGTCAACGCTGGATGCCTTTGCCGAACCACTGCCGATGGATGACCAGGCGCCCGAACGCTTCGATGATTTGCCGCTGAACCTGACGTTGCGGGCCGGCCACCTGACCTTGAGCCTGGGGCAACTGCGTCAACTGACCGTGGGCTCGGTGCTGGACTTCGCCGGTTGCGCCCCCGGCCAGGCGCTGCTGTGCCAAGGCGAACGCCCATTGGCGCGGGGTGAACTGGTGGACATCGACGGTCGCCTCGGCCTGCAAATCACCGCGCTGGAGGCACCGCGTTGA
- the sctR gene encoding type III secretion system export apparatus subunit SctR has translation MNLQDVDPLTLALFLGALSLVPLLMMICTAFLKISMVLLITRNAIGVQQAPPNMALYGIALAATLFIMAPVFSDMGHRFKQMPQRMDNVEAMQSSATQVLEPLRVFMARNVDPDIQTHLLENTQRMWPPAMSASASRDDLLLIVPAFVLSELQAGFQIGFLIYVPFIVIDLIVSNILLALGMQMVAPMTISLPLKILLFVLVDGWTRLLDGLFYSYL, from the coding sequence TTGAACCTGCAGGACGTCGATCCACTGACACTCGCGCTGTTTCTAGGCGCCCTGTCACTGGTGCCGCTGTTGATGATGATCTGCACCGCGTTCCTGAAAATCTCCATGGTGCTGCTGATTACCCGCAACGCCATCGGCGTGCAGCAGGCGCCGCCGAACATGGCGTTGTACGGCATCGCGCTGGCGGCGACGCTGTTCATCATGGCGCCGGTGTTCAGCGACATGGGCCATCGCTTCAAGCAGATGCCCCAGCGCATGGACAACGTCGAGGCCATGCAAAGCAGCGCCACCCAGGTGCTGGAGCCGCTGCGGGTGTTCATGGCGCGCAATGTCGACCCGGACATCCAGACCCACCTGCTGGAAAACACCCAGCGCATGTGGCCCCCGGCAATGTCGGCCAGCGCCAGCCGCGACGACTTGCTGCTGATCGTGCCGGCCTTCGTGTTGTCGGAGCTGCAAGCGGGGTTCCAGATCGGCTTTCTGATCTACGTGCCCTTCATCGTCATCGACCTGATCGTGTCCAACATCCTGCTGGCGCTGGGCATGCAGATGGTCGCGCCGATGACCATTTCCCTGCCGCTGAAAATCCTCCTGTTCGTGCTGGTGGACGGCTGGACCCGGCTGCTCGACGGGCTGTTCTACAGCTATCTGTGA
- the sctS gene encoding type III secretion system export apparatus subunit SctS produces the protein MDTLTLFKQAMVLVVVLSAPPLIVAVVVGVLTSLLQAVMQLQDQTLPFAIKLVAVGITLALTGRWIGVELIQLTQLAFSMIAQTRA, from the coding sequence ATGGATACGTTGACCTTGTTCAAGCAGGCGATGGTGCTGGTGGTGGTGCTGTCGGCGCCGCCGCTGATCGTCGCCGTGGTGGTGGGTGTACTGACCTCGCTGTTGCAGGCGGTCATGCAGTTGCAGGACCAGACCCTGCCGTTCGCGATAAAACTGGTGGCGGTGGGCATTACCCTGGCGCTGACCGGGCGCTGGATCGGTGTCGAACTGATCCAGTTGACCCAACTGGCCTTCAGCATGATCGCGCAGACGAGGGCCTGA
- the sctT gene encoding type III secretion system export apparatus subunit SctT gives MFAGAFTELSESIIALTLGMARLYPCLLLVPAFAFREIKGMLRNSIVLALALMPMPGIRASLAGQEPGWLDLGALVLKESVIGLLLGLLLAMPFWMFESIGCLFDNQRGALIGGQINPALGDNTSELGHMFKQVLILLLILGGGYSSLTQVIWDSYALWPVNQWLPMPATDGWDVYLKLLASTFRFMVLYAAPLVGLLLLIEFGMAILSLYSPQLQVSTLAMPAKSLLGLGFLVLYLPMLCWLGNSQLAQFSDLKHLLPLILQPAPH, from the coding sequence ATGTTCGCCGGGGCCTTTACCGAGCTGTCTGAATCGATCATCGCCCTGACCCTGGGCATGGCGCGGTTGTACCCCTGCCTGCTGCTGGTGCCGGCGTTCGCCTTTCGCGAGATCAAGGGCATGCTGCGCAATTCGATTGTGCTGGCGCTGGCGTTGATGCCAATGCCGGGCATTCGCGCCAGTCTGGCCGGGCAGGAACCGGGCTGGCTGGATCTGGGCGCGCTGGTGCTCAAGGAGAGCGTCATCGGCCTGCTGCTGGGTCTGCTGCTGGCCATGCCGTTCTGGATGTTCGAGTCCATCGGCTGCCTGTTCGACAACCAGCGCGGCGCACTGATCGGCGGCCAGATCAACCCGGCCCTGGGCGACAACACCTCGGAGTTGGGTCACATGTTCAAGCAGGTGCTGATCCTGCTGCTGATCCTCGGCGGCGGTTACTCCAGCCTGACTCAGGTGATCTGGGACAGCTATGCGCTGTGGCCCGTCAACCAGTGGCTGCCGATGCCGGCCACCGATGGCTGGGACGTGTATCTGAAGCTGCTGGCCAGCACGTTTCGCTTCATGGTGCTGTACGCCGCGCCGTTGGTGGGGTTGTTGCTGCTGATCGAATTCGGCATGGCAATCCTCAGCCTCTACAGCCCGCAGTTGCAGGTCTCGACCCTGGCCATGCCCGCCAAGAGCCTGCTGGGCCTGGGCTTTCTGGTGCTGTACCTGCCGATGCTGTGCTGGCTGGGCAACAGCCAGCTGGCGCAGTTCAGCGACTTGAAACACCTGCTGCCATTGATTCTGCAACCGGCTCCCCACTGA
- the sctU gene encoding type III secretion system export apparatus subunit SctU: MSEKTEEPTQKKLEDARKKGQVGQSQDVPKLFIFAALLELILGLADGGIDRLKALVSLPFAQLNRPFGAGLGEVLTKAGWDLLLFMLPVLGIAVAMRLIGGWIQFGPLFASEALKLDFERLNPLNQFKQMFSSKALFNLLNSLCKAVLISVVLYLVLPPALGDLIGLANTDLDRYWHAMIALFTRLSRTCLGILLVLAVIDFALQKYFFIKGQRMSHEDVRKEFKQMEGDPHMKSHRKSLARELTQQPAGATPAKAPVEDADLVLVNPTHYAVALYYRPQLTPLPRILCKGHDAEARELIDRARRAGVPVIRFVWLARTLYRTDVGRFIPRETLQAVAQVYRLLRELDEHANKELIDMPGAPY; encoded by the coding sequence ATGAGCGAAAAAACCGAAGAACCCACCCAGAAGAAGCTTGAGGACGCGCGCAAGAAAGGCCAGGTCGGGCAAAGTCAGGACGTGCCCAAACTGTTCATTTTCGCCGCCCTGCTGGAGCTGATCCTGGGCCTGGCGGACGGCGGTATCGATCGGCTCAAGGCCCTGGTCTCGCTGCCCTTCGCCCAGTTGAACCGGCCTTTCGGCGCCGGGCTCGGTGAAGTGCTGACCAAGGCCGGCTGGGACTTGCTGCTGTTCATGTTGCCGGTGCTGGGCATCGCCGTGGCGATGCGCCTGATCGGTGGCTGGATCCAGTTCGGCCCGTTGTTCGCCTCCGAGGCGTTGAAGCTGGATTTCGAACGGCTCAACCCGCTGAACCAGTTCAAGCAGATGTTCTCCTCCAAGGCCCTGTTCAACCTGCTCAACAGCCTGTGCAAAGCGGTGCTGATCAGCGTCGTGCTGTACCTGGTATTGCCGCCGGCACTGGGCGATCTGATCGGCCTGGCCAACACCGATCTCGACCGCTACTGGCACGCGATGATCGCGCTGTTCACCCGGCTCTCGCGCACCTGCCTGGGGATTTTGCTGGTGCTGGCGGTGATCGACTTCGCGCTGCAAAAGTACTTCTTCATCAAGGGCCAGCGCATGAGCCACGAAGACGTGCGCAAGGAGTTCAAGCAGATGGAGGGCGACCCGCACATGAAGTCGCACCGCAAATCCCTGGCCCGCGAACTGACCCAGCAACCCGCCGGCGCCACGCCCGCCAAGGCCCCGGTGGAAGACGCGGACCTGGTGCTGGTCAACCCGACGCACTACGCCGTCGCGCTGTATTACCGGCCACAACTCACACCGTTGCCACGCATCCTGTGCAAGGGCCACGACGCCGAAGCCCGGGAGCTGATCGACCGTGCGCGTCGGGCCGGAGTGCCGGTGATCCGCTTCGTCTGGCTGGCGCGAACCTTGTATCGCACGGACGTCGGCCGCTTCATCCCGCGCGAGACGCTGCAAGCGGTGGCGCAGGTGTATCGGCTGCTGCGTGAACTGGATGAGCATGCCAACAAGGAGCTGATTGACATGCCCGGAGCACCCTATTGA